The Besnoitia besnoiti strain Bb-Ger1 chromosome IV, whole genome shotgun sequence genome contains a region encoding:
- a CDS encoding putative U5 snRNP-associated subunit (encoded by transcript BESB_051450), with the protein MQTHRQPGSLMPGARRFNPGAGACPNAPYVGGVGRGATPFSTRAETPGLAPGSGRGRGGPPGLTGGALSSSARTAAELFGRPPPGYIPGRGRGATGFAGGVSRDDNAADNPHADKSDLSDANFDPFTGYAEALFNDAEYDEEDREADRIYDTIDVRMDARRKSRREMRLKEEIAKMRAEKPTIHQQFADVKRSLATVTKEEWEAIPSVGDYALKRKQKKPQMFTPTPDSLLMQNRNANSYSTSIASAGSATPIGFGMQTPLLGMSTPLGLQTPLGLQTPLGLRTPLLGSGSGTPSGGSGTPSLNDLGEARGTVLSVKLDKVMDSLSGQTVIDPKGYLTDLNSMQMQSDADVADIKKARTLLKSVTATNPHHAPGWIAAARLEELAGKLQAARELIATGCQQCPKSEDVWLEAARLEKPKNAKAVLAKAVSLLPHSVRLWFDAYAREKDVDQRKRVLRKALEFIPNSVRLWKEAVSLEEEKNARIMLTRAVECVPQSVEIWLALARLSSYEEAQKVLNEARKKCPTSPEIWVAACKLEETQGNLKMVDTIISRAKDNLLARGVAQTRDAWLRLAEEAEVSGFLGTCQAIIRTTMKIGVEGMNAKRIWKEDAEEALARGSVATARALYTCAIERLKTKKSLWLALADLETKHGSSQGLEKLLQKAVLCCPQAEVLWLMLAKQHWLQGDIHSARKVLAEAFVHNENNESISLAAVKLERENQEFTRARKILKRTRAHVNTQRVWIQSVQLERQVGDYDAAIELCKEARKYHPECAKLWMIGGQLHREHPTKKDDEKAAEIFQKGTVICPRSVPLWLCAVDCQRDQGKWSVARAILEKAKLRNPKNPELWLVAIQIEVEAGNRQIAQHVASKAVQECPASGLVWAEAIFLEENNAQTHKAVDALTKCENDVNLVLAVARLFWREGKISKARKWLNRSVTLDASFGDAWAAFLAFELENGGTEKECRNIINRASVAQPNRGQNWNKVVKHVSCWTLSFPEKLRKVVERMFPDAMKNDKIPPLIRDALYGKLDIADATESPAAAAAAQAKEGKPAPQSSPASAEDARDAASAQGVSDSGKGTGAADEKDSSSSASPPSDGDALLGVKAKARDDAAAEGEGAAGSLSHEREKREREGEEGEPERKRGK; encoded by the exons ATGCAAACTCATCGGCAGCCGGGCTCACTGATGCccggggcgcggcgcttcaaCCCTGGTGCCGGCGCGTGCCCGAACGCGCCCTACGTCGGCGgagtcgggcgcggcgcgacccccttctcgactcgcgcggagactccggGCCTTGCCCCTGGGTCGGGCCGCGGCCGAGGGGGCCCCCCAGGCTTGACCGGTGGCGCGCTCTCATCCTCCGCACGCACTGCAGCAGA GCTCTTCGGTCGGCCGCCCCCGGGGTACATCCCTGGACGCGGGCGTGGGGCGACGggcttcgctggcggcgttAGTCGAGACGACAACGCAGCAGACAATCCGCACGCAGACAAGAGCGATTTGTCGGATGCCAACTTTGATCCCTTCACGGGTTACGCGGAGGCCCTCTTTAACGATGCCGA GTAcgatgaagaagacagagaggcggacAGGATTTATGACACCATTGACGTGCGCATGGACGCTCGCAGAAAGTCCCGTAGAGAAATGCGTCTGAAGGAAGAAATCGCGAAGATGCGCGCGGAAAAACCGACGATTCACCAACAGTTCGCGGACGTGAAGCGATCCCTCGCAACTGTCACAAAGG AGGAGTGGGAGGCGATCCCCTCGGTCGGCGACTACGCGTTGAAacggaagcagaagaagccgcagaTGTTCACGCCGACACCCGACTCGCTTTTGATGCAAAACCGCAACGCGAACTCGTACTCGACGTCGATTGCCTCGGCAGGGTCTGCGACGCCGATCGGCTTCggcatgcagacgccgctgTTGGGCATGTCGACGCCCCTGGGGCTGCAGACCCCGCTGGGGCTGCAGACCCCGCTGGGTCTCCGGACACCTCTGCTGGGTTCGGGCTCGGGGACTCCGTCCGGGGGCTCGGGGACGCCGTCGTTGAACGACttgggcgaggcgcgcgggacAGTTCTCTCCGTGAAGCTCGACAAGGTCATGGACAGTCTGTCAGGGCAGACTGTCATCGACCCGAAGGGATACTTGACCGACCTCAACTCGATGCAGatgcagagcgacgcggacgtGGCGGACATCaagaaggcgcgcacgcTGCTCAAGTCGGTCACCGCGACGAACCCGCACCACGCGCCGGGCTggatcgcggcggcgcgcctggaaGAGCTTGCAGGcaagctgcaggcggcgcgcgagctgaTTGCAACGGGCTGTCAGCAGTGTCCCAAGTCCGAGGACGTCTggctcgaggctgcgcgcctcgagaaGCCGAAGAACGCCAAGGCCGTGCTGGCGAAAGCCGTTTCCCTCCTGCCGCACTCGGTGCGTCTCTGGTTCGACGCGTACGCACGCGAGAAGGACGTGGACCAGCGGAAGCGCGTGCTGCGCAAGGCGCTCGAGTTCATCCCCAACTCCGTGCGGCTGTGGAAGGAGGCGGTGAGTCtcgaggaagagaagaatGCACGCATCATGCTCACGCGCGCCGTGGAGTGTGTCCCTCAGTCCGTCGAGATCTggctggcgctcgcgcgcctgagcagctacgaggaggcgcagaaagtCCTGAACGAGGCGCGCAAGAAGTGCCCAACGAGCCCCGAAATCTgggtcgccgcctgcaagctcgaggagacgcagggcaACCTCAAGATGGTAGATACGATCATCTCGCGCGCAAAGGACAACCTGCTTgcgcgcggagtcgcgcagACCCGCGACGCgtggctgcgcctcgcggaggaggcggaagtcTCGGGTTTCCTGGGCACGTGCCAAGCGATTATCAGGACGACCATGAAAATCGGCGTGGAGGGGATGAACGCGAAGCGCATCTggaaggaggacgcggaggaggcgctcgcgcgtggcTCGGTTgccacggcgcgcgcgctctaCACCTGTGCGATTGAGCGCCtcaagacgaagaagagtcTGTGGCTTGCTCTTGCAGACCTGGAGACGAAGCACGGCTCATCTCAAGGGCttgagaagctgctgcagaaggcggtTCTCTGCTGCCCGCAAGCGGAAGTCCTCTGGCTGATGCTGGCCAAGCAGCACTGGCTGCAGGGCGACATCCACAGCGCGCGCAAggtgctggcggaggcgttcGTGCACAATGAGAACAACGAGTCGatctcgctcgctgccgtcAAGCTGGAGCGCGAAAACCAGGAGTTCacgcgagcgcggaagaTCCTCAAGCGAACGCGAGCGCACGTCAACACGCAGAGAGTCTGGATTCAGTCGGTGCAGCTCGAGCGGCAGGTCGGCGACTACGATGCCGCGATTGAGCTCTGCAAAGAGGCGCGGAAATACCACCCCGAGTGCGCCAAACTCTGGATGATTGGCGGCCAGCTCCACCGCGAGCACCCGACCAAGAAGGACGACGAAAAAGCCGCAGAAATCTTCCAGAAAGGAACCGTCATCTGCCCCAGAAGCGTCCCCCTCTGGCTGTGCGCCGTCGACTGCCAACGCGACCAGGGTAAGTGgagcgtcgcccgcgcgatCCTCGAAAAAGCTAAGCTGCGCAACCCCAAAAACCCAGAGTTGTGGCTGGTCGCCATCCAAATCGAAGTCGAGGCAGGAAACAGGCAAATCGCGCAACACGTCGCCAGCAAGGCCGTGCAGGAGTGCCCCGCCTCGGGGCTTGTCTGGGCAGAGGCGATCTTCCTCGAAGAAAACAACGCGCAG ACTCACAAGGCAGTCGACGCGCTGACCAAGTGCGAGAACGACGTGAACCTCGTGCTGGCggtcgcgcggctcttctgGCGCGAGGGCAAAATCTCAAAGGCGCGGAAGTGGCTAAACCGAAGCGTGACGCTGGACGCCTCCTTCGGGGACGCTTGGGCGGCCTTCTTGGCCTTCGAACTCGAGAACGGCGGCACGGAAAAAGAGTGTCGCAACATCATCAACAGAGCCTCCGTCGCGCAACCCAACCGAG GCCAGAACTGGAACAAAGTCGTGAAGCACGTGAGCTGCTGGACGTTGTCTTTCCCCGAA AAACTCCGGAAAGTCGTCGAGCGCATGTTCCCAGATGCGATGAAAAACGACAAAATCCCTCCAC TTATTCGAGATGCGCTCTACGGGAAGCTGGACATCGCAGACGCGACGGAGAgtcccgccgcggccgcggcggcgcaggcgaaggaaggCAAACCCGCGCCGCAGTCCTCCCCGGCTTCtgccgaagacgcgcgagatgCAGCCAGTGCGCAAGGAGTGAGCGACAGCGGAAAAGGaacgggcgccgcagacgagaaggacagttcctcctcggcgtcgcctccctcagACGGTGACGCCCTGCTAGGTGTCAAG GCGAAGGCCAGGGATGACGCAGCGGctgagggcgaaggcgcggcgggctcgctttcccacgagagagaaaagagagagagagaaggagaggaaggcgagcccGAGCGGAAGCGAGGAAAATAA
- a CDS encoding hypothetical protein (encoded by transcript BESB_051460), translated as MRFGRPSSQLLFAGALATVVAGPTAHGSESEQPPATPEVAADGAGAFQQPRLFSGFSPAALAQTLEETKHQFAPEVFQQIQLVLQQVESEDLASFLSLLRGDVSDPLGALLRDPRMVNQMRTAERVSKILESFAMHANVTEEKAKALEALLAKESALLATGQQSLESFERKLEDAEELLEEEVVVADEDL; from the exons ATGCGCTTCGGACGCCCCTCTAGTCAACTTCTCTTTGCCGGAGCGCTGGCGACTGTGGTCGCTGGTCCCACTGCGCACG GCAGTGAATCCGAGCAGCCCCCAGCCACGCCTGAGGTTGCGGCCGACGGAGCTGGCGCGTTTCAACAGCCACGCCTTTTCAGCGGGTTTTCTCCCGCTGCTCTCGCACAGACGCTTGAAGAGACCAAGCACCAGTTCGCCCCCGAAGTCTTCCAGCAGATCCAACTCGTCCTCCAGCAG GTTGAGTCTGAAGACTTGGCGAGCTTcttgtcgctgctgcgtggCGACGTGTCCGACCCGCTGGGGGCTTTGCTGCGCGACCCGCGCATGGTGAACCAAATGCGCACCGCCGAGCGTGTGTCCAAGATCCTGGAGTCTTTTGCCATGCATGCGAACGtgacagaggagaaggcgaaggctctGGAGGCGCTGTTGGCCAAGGAAAGCGCCTTGTTGGCAACGGGCCAGCAGTCGCTTGAGAGTTTCGAGCGGAAGctcgaagacgcagaggagttgctggaggaggaggtggtggtggcagacgaagacttgtaa